In Methanocorpusculum vombati, a genomic segment contains:
- a CDS encoding type IV pilin N-terminal domain-containing protein — MKQTHSRKTCADSGKESAVSPVIGVMLMLVVTIIIAAFVSVFAGNTFGATEVAPTASLDVSIISNGGDNKDQYVMLIKHLGGDSIASGDMQLVCYYTTANGNMLGGTVSTISPAIKIGETNTKIPYLNDLSIGAPGSKGTNLGEFTMTSGDVLSTGNNLGTAMAVFGEVSTKTDEQIKQLYRDNGFKKGSIVEVEIIHTPSQKSVYKGKVTVE; from the coding sequence ATGAAACAAACACACAGTAGAAAAACCTGTGCAGACTCCGGAAAAGAGTCTGCTGTATCGCCGGTTATCGGCGTCATGCTGATGCTCGTGGTTACGATCATCATTGCCGCATTCGTCTCGGTTTTTGCCGGAAACACGTTCGGAGCAACCGAAGTCGCACCAACAGCCTCGCTGGATGTCAGCATCATCTCCAATGGCGGTGACAACAAAGATCAGTACGTGATGCTGATCAAACATCTCGGCGGCGACAGTATCGCTTCGGGGGATATGCAGCTCGTCTGTTACTACACGACAGCGAACGGCAACATGCTTGGAGGAACGGTTTCCACAATCAGCCCTGCCATCAAAATAGGAGAGACTAATACAAAAATCCCGTATCTGAATGACCTGAGTATCGGTGCTCCGGGAAGCAAGGGAACCAATCTCGGCGAGTTCACCATGACCTCAGGCGACGTACTCAGTACCGGAAACAACCTCGGAACGGCCATGGCTGTTTTTGGAGAAGTTTCGACAAAGACAGATGAACAGATTAAGCAGCTCTATAGAGACAACGGATTTAAGAAAGGTTCCATTGTAGAAGTCGAAATTATCCATACACCGAGCCAGAAGAGCGTGTACAAAGGAAAGGTGACGGTAGAATGA
- a CDS encoding type IV pilin, translated as MKTVQKNIRDDAVSPVVGVMLMIVVVVIIAAVVSMFATGMLSDTKSAPSVQIGYVGVMDGELGEASKIGLVFQNLGGDNFRLDAISLILKSDDDEASISYNDLPSEGIINAGANATTSVLKSDPYKAYRFSKLPARVNGEGLITEASTQVRAGSNLLIEPGERFIILADTYLADEKTGTGKVYYVAERGSSGNPYSAGWFSVSTKTTYSIVDENSGAVIASGKLVGSVI; from the coding sequence ATGAAAACGGTACAAAAGAACATCCGGGATGATGCGGTATCGCCGGTTGTCGGTGTCATGCTGATGATCGTCGTGGTTGTCATCATCGCAGCGGTTGTCAGCATGTTTGCAACCGGTATGCTTTCCGACACCAAATCAGCCCCGTCTGTTCAGATTGGCTATGTCGGAGTGATGGATGGAGAACTGGGAGAGGCATCCAAGATCGGTCTGGTCTTTCAGAATCTCGGCGGAGACAATTTCCGGCTTGATGCAATCAGTCTCATACTCAAAAGCGACGATGACGAGGCATCCATCTCCTACAATGATCTGCCTTCCGAGGGGATCATCAATGCGGGAGCAAATGCAACAACATCGGTACTCAAATCCGATCCATACAAGGCCTACCGGTTCTCGAAGCTTCCTGCACGGGTGAACGGTGAAGGGCTAATAACCGAAGCATCAACTCAGGTAAGGGCTGGATCAAACCTCCTGATCGAACCCGGAGAACGGTTCATCATTCTTGCAGACACCTACCTGGCGGATGAAAAGACCGGTACGGGAAAGGTCTACTACGTTGCCGAACGCGGCAGCTCCGGGAATCCGTACTCCGCGGGATGGTTCTCGGTCAGTACCAAAACGACGTACTCGATCGTCGATGAAAACTCTGGTGCGGTGATTGCATCAGGAAAACTTGTGGGAAGTGTCATATGA
- a CDS encoding type IV pilin N-terminal domain-containing protein, translating to MQRRTNTTRKNDAVSPVVGVMLMLVITIIIAAVVSMYAGGLINSTEKAPTLTMDVTIKNTGYYASSVFEAKVLSVSEPIATKDLKLVTSWTVTNKTVVGTHPKSDADIIDGNLTVGGTAVTSAGNVFGWTSGGGFEGMTAPWGYGNGIQAPNSGKPNNKQQQFGNYTLLGGTVMTAWPAGQSGGFITTTGGDGYGTTKQYYYSGAWTYAENSKVDGMQAVLGKNWEYLRTGDTVNVKLIHMPSGQTIYEKNVVVS from the coding sequence ATGCAGCGCAGAACAAACACAACACGAAAAAATGATGCAGTATCGCCGGTCGTGGGGGTGATGCTGATGCTTGTCATCACTATCATCATTGCAGCTGTTGTCAGCATGTATGCCGGGGGTCTTATCAACAGTACTGAAAAAGCTCCGACACTGACAATGGATGTTACCATTAAAAACACCGGATATTATGCTTCCAGCGTTTTTGAAGCCAAAGTCCTGTCGGTCAGCGAACCGATCGCAACCAAAGATCTGAAACTTGTTACCAGCTGGACCGTAACCAACAAAACGGTTGTCGGTACTCATCCAAAAAGTGATGCTGACATCATTGACGGCAATCTCACTGTCGGCGGTACAGCTGTTACTTCCGCAGGCAACGTTTTTGGATGGACGTCCGGCGGTGGATTTGAAGGAATGACAGCCCCTTGGGGGTACGGCAATGGTATACAGGCACCGAACTCGGGAAAACCGAACAACAAACAGCAGCAGTTTGGTAACTATACTCTCCTCGGCGGTACTGTCATGACGGCATGGCCGGCCGGACAAAGCGGCGGATTCATTACTACTACCGGTGGTGACGGTTACGGAACTACAAAGCAGTATTACTACTCTGGTGCATGGACCTACGCTGAGAACAGCAAGGTTGACGGCATGCAGGCTGTTCTCGGTAAAAACTGGGAGTATCTGCGTACTGGTGATACGGTAAACGTGAAACTGATCCACATGCCAAGCGGTCAGACAATTTATGAAAAGAATGTGGTGGTGAGCTAA
- a CDS encoding type IV pilin N-terminal domain-containing protein, giving the protein MKTEKKSSDAVSPVVGVMLMLVVTIIIAALVSSFASGLADSQSTPPQLALKGIYSQSGGLTITHAGGDPVALADIAFITTPSELFGADANKFAWTIDKSIILNPNGKPILNATSGFYTTAALVSGDSLHVAHENCVDYSTTAGWQGPSPGVNANAQILWDGSGKSEYFGAYAFCNPENVGKYFYLDMVDPAGSIIARAKVTITA; this is encoded by the coding sequence ATGAAAACAGAAAAAAAATCCAGTGATGCCGTATCACCGGTCGTCGGTGTCATGCTGATGCTCGTGGTTACGATCATCATTGCCGCACTGGTGAGCAGCTTCGCTTCGGGACTTGCGGACTCCCAGTCAACCCCGCCTCAACTGGCACTGAAGGGAATCTACAGCCAGTCTGGTGGTCTTACCATCACCCATGCAGGCGGAGATCCGGTAGCTCTTGCTGATATTGCCTTCATAACCACCCCGTCCGAGCTGTTTGGGGCGGATGCCAACAAATTTGCGTGGACAATTGACAAATCAATCATTCTCAACCCGAATGGCAAACCGATTCTGAATGCAACAAGCGGATTCTACACAACCGCAGCTCTTGTATCCGGAGACTCTCTGCATGTTGCCCATGAAAACTGTGTGGACTACAGTACAACTGCCGGCTGGCAGGGTCCAAGTCCGGGAGTCAATGCCAACGCACAGATTCTCTGGGATGGAAGTGGAAAGTCTGAGTATTTCGGAGCATATGCATTCTGCAATCCGGAAAATGTCGGCAAGTACTTCTATCTGGACATGGTCGATCCCGCTGGCAGTATCATTGCACGGGCAAAAGTCACCATCACCGCGTGA
- a CDS encoding type IV pilin N-terminal domain-containing protein: protein MTKTKREDGVSPVVGVMLMLVVTIIIAAMAASFAGGLSANEKVAPQSTFSVDYTAKITDTDKTNDIPNNPSKNNGLTFRLVSGDVVAMKDIAIQLQNGDKNIQFSMDTSLNTTNAAVDETKLDLLINNAGNKTYFAVSKGMKNMSEVVSTGDSITLLADNSYDSTLATDVGIEKGRFLTWSPEGSSGTFKVQTNVPFEYTIFDTVSRKPIQTGTITIR from the coding sequence ATGACAAAAACAAAAAGAGAAGACGGAGTATCACCGGTCGTCGGTGTCATGCTGATGCTGGTCGTGACTATCATCATTGCAGCAATGGCTGCCTCGTTTGCAGGCGGTCTGAGTGCAAACGAAAAGGTTGCGCCGCAGTCAACATTCTCGGTTGATTATACCGCAAAGATCACGGATACGGACAAGACAAACGACATCCCAAACAATCCTTCCAAGAACAATGGTCTGACCTTCCGTCTGGTAAGCGGTGATGTGGTCGCGATGAAGGATATCGCAATTCAATTACAGAACGGTGATAAGAACATACAGTTTAGCATGGACACTTCTCTGAACACTACAAATGCAGCAGTGGACGAGACAAAACTGGATCTTCTCATCAACAATGCAGGAAACAAAACCTACTTTGCGGTATCGAAAGGGATGAAAAACATGTCCGAAGTTGTCTCAACCGGCGACTCCATCACACTCCTTGCCGACAACAGCTATGACAGTACTCTTGCGACTGACGTTGGCATTGAGAAGGGAAGATTCCTTACCTGGTCCCCCGAAGGTTCGTCCGGAACATTCAAGGTTCAGACAAACGTGCCGTTTGAGTACACCATCTTCGACACCGTCAGCAGGAAGCCTATCCAGACCGGAACGATAACCATCCGATAA
- a CDS encoding type IV pilin N-terminal domain-containing protein produces MKKITPPRNHRPKNQDAVSPVVGVMLMLVVTIIIAAVVSSFASGLGTTSEAAPAVSLGISISSSNVGDSAKYVTIDHLGGETLNTKDLQIISTYTVPGNVMKQVVSNAEKVIKHTIDGSMDPIPENDLNNDTGLGYPWIPQKTNNDDIVSKRTADGTFGTAVLISGSSLRFDRSYFLGFDTEDEDVLKDYGFATGTKTHVTIVHLPSGKTIYDRDVVIA; encoded by the coding sequence ATGAAAAAAATTACGCCGCCGAGAAACCATCGTCCGAAAAACCAGGACGCGGTATCGCCGGTCGTGGGGGTGATGCTGATGCTTGTCGTCACCATCATTATCGCAGCTGTGGTCAGCAGTTTTGCGAGCGGACTTGGGACTACAAGTGAAGCGGCACCAGCTGTTTCCCTTGGAATCTCCATCTCTTCTTCCAATGTTGGAGATTCCGCGAAGTATGTCACAATCGATCATCTGGGGGGAGAGACGCTAAACACGAAAGATCTCCAGATTATCAGTACGTATACCGTCCCGGGAAACGTCATGAAACAGGTAGTATCCAATGCGGAAAAAGTTATCAAACATACGATTGACGGTTCCATGGATCCCATTCCGGAGAATGACCTGAACAACGATACCGGGCTCGGCTATCCGTGGATTCCGCAGAAAACCAACAATGATGACATCGTTTCCAAACGAACGGCAGACGGAACCTTTGGAACAGCAGTACTCATTTCCGGAAGCAGTCTCAGGTTTGATCGATCCTATTTCCTTGGTTTTGACACGGAAGACGAAGATGTTCTCAAAGACTACGGATTTGCAACCGGCACCAAAACGCACGTAACGATTGTCCATCTGCCAAGCGGAAAAACCATTTACGACAGGGACGTGGTGATTGCATGA
- a CDS encoding type IV pilin N-terminal domain-containing protein: MMYRQKEKKDPAVSPVVGVMLMLVVTIIIAAVVSSFASGLGDTTEPAPVASYEFTINAGIEENTRSSSGRYPFELRVLQGDSIPSKDLQIITTYTVPETYRGVGLTHAGKVIKHTLDGSISPLTAAGRLDSTVAIDEDAEGYPFTPQVSGYPDTLYPPTNNFMQTSVFGLCTFEPTITYYFRHPSWVLGFDVSDEQYGFGEGSVVHITVIHTPSGKTIFDKDVIAKW, encoded by the coding sequence ATGATGTACAGACAGAAAGAGAAAAAAGACCCGGCGGTATCACCGGTTGTCGGTGTCATGCTGATGCTCGTGGTAACCATCATCATTGCCGCAGTTGTCAGCAGTTTTGCTTCAGGACTGGGTGACACGACAGAACCTGCACCCGTCGCGTCATACGAGTTCACGATCAATGCGGGGATTGAGGAAAACACCCGTTCCTCCTCCGGCAGGTACCCGTTTGAACTGCGGGTTCTTCAGGGAGACAGCATTCCGTCAAAGGATCTGCAGATCATCACCACCTACACAGTGCCGGAAACCTACCGCGGTGTGGGACTTACGCACGCCGGAAAAGTCATCAAACATACACTTGATGGATCCATCTCACCGCTAACCGCAGCGGGACGGTTGGACTCAACGGTGGCGATTGACGAGGATGCCGAAGGCTATCCGTTCACCCCGCAGGTGAGCGGCTATCCTGATACCTTGTATCCACCAACGAACAATTTCATGCAGACATCCGTCTTTGGTCTCTGCACCTTTGAGCCGACCATCACCTACTACTTCCGTCATCCCTCATGGGTCCTCGGATTTGACGTCAGTGACGAACAGTACGGATTCGGCGAAGGTTCCGTTGTTCACATAACCGTCATCCATACGCCGAGCGGAAAAACCATCTTTGACAAGGATGTGATCGCGAAATGGTAA